Proteins encoded by one window of Blautia faecicola:
- a CDS encoding glycosyltransferase family 2 protein: protein MSLYSVVVPVYNSEHTLTELYTRLEKVFRETVQEPFELILVDDGSKDRSYQIMEELRQKDSRVKIIQMARNFGQHPALLCGFSHAEGDFIITMDDDLQHPPEEIPKLINTIKERDDVDVIIASYEGRKHGPIRRLGTKVSVWATSKMLGKDPDLQITSFRLIRRFLVEAMLQTNTYLPQIGNLLVLSSNRIINVPVHHDARAYGKSGYSFRRLVKDLLYDITSHSAFPLLLVRDFGICSFLVSVGLGIFFLIRYFLYGVSVEGWTSLMLVLLAFFGITLLSIGIMGIYLMNILNESKKMPHYVIRRKDV, encoded by the coding sequence ATGAGTTTATATTCTGTTGTTGTTCCGGTGTATAATTCGGAACATACCTTAACGGAACTTTATACACGTCTCGAGAAAGTCTTCCGCGAAACCGTGCAGGAACCGTTTGAACTGATCCTTGTGGATGACGGTTCCAAAGACCGTTCCTACCAGATCATGGAAGAACTGCGGCAGAAGGATTCCCGCGTAAAGATCATCCAGATGGCGAGAAACTTCGGACAGCATCCAGCTCTCCTGTGTGGATTTTCCCATGCGGAGGGAGATTTCATCATCACCATGGATGACGATCTTCAGCATCCGCCGGAAGAGATCCCGAAACTGATCAACACCATCAAAGAACGGGACGATGTGGATGTCATCATCGCAAGTTACGAGGGAAGAAAGCACGGACCGATCCGCCGGCTCGGAACCAAAGTCTCTGTCTGGGCTACCTCCAAGATGCTCGGAAAAGACCCGGATCTGCAGATCACCAGTTTCCGTCTGATCCGCCGGTTCCTCGTGGAAGCCATGTTGCAGACAAACACCTATCTTCCACAGATCGGCAACCTTCTGGTGTTAAGTTCCAACCGGATCATCAATGTACCGGTGCACCATGATGCGAGAGCCTACGGAAAAAGCGGTTATTCTTTCCGCCGCCTGGTCAAAGATCTGCTCTACGATATCACTTCCCACTCAGCCTTCCCGCTGCTTCTGGTTCGTGATTTCGGTATCTGCAGTTTTCTGGTCAGTGTGGGACTCGGAATTTTCTTCCTGATCCGGTATTTCCTCTACGGTGTCTCCGTGGAAGGCTGGACTTCCCTGATGCTCGTACTGCTGGCATTCTTCGGTATCACTCTGCTTTCCATCGGAATCATGGGGATTTATCTGATGAATATTCTGAACGAATCCAAGAAAATGCCGCATTATGTCATCCGAAGAAAAGATGTCTGA
- a CDS encoding EamA family transporter produces MNRMFMLLMLAGTFFTAISQVLLKQSANKKYSNPLLEYLNWRVIVAYGIFFGVLLLNTWCYTKVDMRFGPVIDTAAYVFVLIFSRLILNEKITKGKLVGNLLIIAGILIYTM; encoded by the coding sequence ATGAATAGAATGTTTATGTTACTGATGCTGGCAGGCACATTTTTTACTGCCATCTCCCAGGTACTCTTAAAACAGAGTGCCAATAAAAAATACAGCAATCCGCTGCTGGAATATCTGAACTGGCGGGTGATCGTGGCGTACGGGATCTTTTTCGGCGTATTGCTTCTGAACACCTGGTGTTATACGAAAGTGGATATGCGTTTCGGGCCGGTGATCGATACTGCGGCGTATGTATTTGTACTGATCTTTTCAAGATTGATTCTGAACGAGAAGATCACAAAAGGAAAACTTGTCGGAAATCTGCTGATCATAGCAGGAATTTTGATTTATACGATGTGA
- a CDS encoding DUF6077 domain-containing protein, which yields MIAIVAIPLLLWCICLVLGITFRNLSGKPSDRHLFVTGLIVFFASFYLFATPFMLLGWNIRYLLLALTVFYGICFCFAVPVTLKYLRKNKKRITGQLRTFAADRYHLLLFLLFLVMIVWQISYVVLFQHTDIDDSYYLAQANTFAFTGSVGTVEPSSGLAGFSASNQYALVSFEILYALIHNVFGVNIAFLAHTVWPVFAIVCHYAVIRAIARKVSRSLHLEFCLLYSIINLYGGSTIYGSGSFLLQRIWQGKSFFVAIFLPIMILAFLELSEKISFREVVFLWLILLAGFGTTTVAVYLYPILYFCLWAGKSISERKFRSSAMLCLPILGVLPWVLTKLVLIYTGSADTVSVQEQVTEGVDTLSYFDQLFTRFLNSRGIFLIGFIAALLIVLLFSMKRIRQVIVYPTLILFLTFANPAAITPVAQLVTGTAVYWRIFWLLHIPLTMVIAMILLAEKCVSNRERVLAVSVAATLIFSCGSSVFENGTWELRENPYKLDSRSVQIADAIHADVGTDSSKTLFLPEEISYGIREYCGDIATFINRYSSGTFEVNKKAAEYSSLQTQLYTPLYEDCHWDAAQIEQQMQSSGIDYLVLYTRTLPENTLPESFTCIWQNDEFSLFRCSQSQD from the coding sequence ATGATCGCTATTGTTGCCATTCCCCTGCTGCTATGGTGCATCTGCCTTGTACTGGGAATTACGTTTCGAAACCTTTCCGGGAAGCCCTCGGATCGTCACCTGTTCGTCACTGGACTCATTGTTTTCTTTGCGTCCTTTTATCTGTTTGCCACCCCGTTTATGCTGTTGGGATGGAATATCCGGTATCTGCTCCTTGCACTGACCGTTTTCTACGGCATCTGCTTTTGTTTTGCTGTTCCGGTCACTCTGAAGTATCTCAGAAAAAACAAAAAACGGATTACCGGACAGTTACGGACCTTCGCAGCTGACCGGTATCATCTTCTACTGTTTCTGCTCTTCCTTGTAATGATTGTCTGGCAGATCAGTTACGTTGTTTTGTTCCAGCATACGGATATTGATGACAGCTATTATCTGGCACAGGCAAATACCTTTGCTTTCACCGGCTCCGTCGGAACCGTGGAACCATCTTCCGGTCTTGCCGGTTTTTCTGCTTCCAATCAGTACGCACTGGTGAGTTTTGAGATCCTTTATGCACTGATCCACAACGTTTTCGGTGTAAATATCGCCTTTCTGGCTCATACGGTCTGGCCGGTCTTTGCCATCGTATGCCACTATGCGGTCATCCGCGCAATTGCCAGAAAAGTCAGCCGTTCGCTCCACCTGGAGTTCTGCCTTCTTTACAGCATCATCAACCTGTATGGCGGATCTACGATCTATGGAAGCGGATCGTTCCTGTTACAGCGGATCTGGCAGGGAAAATCATTTTTCGTAGCCATCTTCCTTCCGATTATGATTCTGGCGTTCCTGGAACTTTCCGAAAAGATATCATTTCGTGAGGTTGTGTTCCTCTGGCTGATTCTCTTAGCCGGTTTTGGCACAACGACAGTTGCCGTATATCTCTACCCGATCCTGTATTTCTGCCTCTGGGCGGGAAAAAGTATTTCGGAACGGAAGTTTCGTTCTTCCGCCATGCTTTGCCTGCCCATTCTGGGCGTTCTCCCATGGGTACTGACGAAACTGGTGCTGATCTACACCGGAAGTGCGGATACCGTTTCGGTACAGGAGCAGGTGACCGAGGGCGTGGATACCCTCTCTTATTTTGATCAGCTGTTTACACGTTTTCTGAACAGCCGGGGGATCTTTCTGATCGGCTTTATAGCCGCTCTGCTCATTGTCCTGCTTTTTTCCATGAAACGGATCCGACAGGTCATTGTCTATCCGACACTGATCCTGTTTCTTACCTTTGCCAATCCCGCTGCCATCACTCCCGTTGCGCAGCTGGTCACCGGAACAGCGGTATACTGGAGAATCTTCTGGTTACTTCACATTCCCCTGACTATGGTGATCGCGATGATCCTCCTGGCAGAAAAATGTGTCAGTAACCGGGAACGGGTCCTTGCCGTATCGGTTGCCGCCACGCTTATTTTCTCCTGTGGCAGTTCTGTTTTTGAAAACGGAACCTGGGAGCTTCGTGAAAATCCATACAAGCTGGATTCCCGGAGCGTACAGATTGCCGATGCCATCCATGCGGATGTCGGCACAGATTCTTCCAAAACATTATTTCTTCCGGAAGAAATTTCCTATGGAATCCGGGAATACTGCGGCGATATCGCCACATTCATCAACCGCTATTCCAGCGGTACGTTTGAAGTAAACAAAAAAGCCGCGGAGTACAGCAGCCTGCAGACACAGCTCTATACGCCACTGTACGAGGACTGTCACTGGGATGCAGCACAGATTGAACAGCAGATGCAATCGTCCGGTATTGACTATCTTGTCTTATATACCCGAACACTTCCGGAGAACACACTGCCGGAAAGCTTTACCTGTATCTGGCAGAATGATGAATTTTCACTGTTTCGGTGCAGTCAGTCCCAGGACTGA
- a CDS encoding aspartate aminotransferase family protein encodes MKQEIGGYLELEVFHGKEYYPDLVKVNLGRTALCWLLESRKIETLYLPFFLCDSVIDACERQGTHVIFYPLDKDLAPVLPPDLSLHTGEYLYLVNYYGQLTDEKILYYKKHYENIIVDHTHAFYQRPLPGVDTLYSCRKFFGLSDGAYLSTDATLTAEKEQDVSAKRMGHILGRFEKDAGTYYQKMLDNAATYHQMEIRTMSRLTQNLLKAIDYEQIRQKRNENYAFLKELLPSESPFTRVIPDGPFAYPYYHKNGIALRKALAKEKIFVPTNWSNVIRDCAPDSYEYQWAADILPLPCDQRYGKEEMQRIADVIHALEP; translated from the coding sequence ATGAAACAGGAAATTGGTGGATATCTGGAACTGGAAGTTTTCCACGGGAAAGAATATTATCCTGATCTTGTAAAAGTGAATCTTGGCCGTACAGCCCTCTGCTGGCTGCTGGAATCCCGTAAGATTGAGACACTCTATCTTCCGTTTTTCCTCTGTGACTCCGTGATCGATGCCTGTGAAAGACAGGGAACCCATGTGATCTTCTATCCGCTGGATAAAGATCTTGCACCGGTTCTCCCCCCTGACCTTTCCCTGCATACCGGGGAGTACCTCTATCTGGTCAATTATTACGGACAGCTGACGGATGAAAAGATTCTGTATTATAAAAAACACTATGAAAATATCATCGTGGATCACACCCACGCTTTTTACCAGCGTCCGCTTCCCGGTGTGGATACTCTGTATTCCTGCCGGAAATTTTTCGGGCTGAGTGACGGCGCCTATCTTTCCACAGATGCCACGCTCACTGCCGAAAAGGAGCAGGACGTCTCCGCAAAACGTATGGGACATATTCTCGGCCGCTTCGAAAAAGATGCCGGAACGTATTATCAGAAAATGTTAGACAACGCAGCGACCTATCACCAGATGGAGATCCGCACAATGTCCCGCCTGACGCAGAACCTGTTAAAAGCGATCGACTACGAACAGATCCGTCAGAAACGAAATGAAAATTACGCTTTTCTGAAAGAACTGCTCCCCTCCGAGTCACCGTTTACCCGCGTGATACCGGACGGACCTTTCGCCTATCCGTATTATCATAAAAACGGGATTGCGCTGCGAAAAGCGCTGGCGAAAGAAAAAATCTTTGTTCCAACCAACTGGTCCAACGTGATCCGGGACTGTGCGCCCGACTCTTACGAATATCAGTGGGCGGCAGATATTCTCCCGCTCCCCTGTGACCAGCGTTACGGGAAAGAAGAGATGCAGCGGATCGCCGATGTGATCCATGCACTGGAACCTTAG
- a CDS encoding glycosyltransferase family 2 protein: MENEKKAPIRVSVIVPVYNAESYLRTCLDSILQQTLEDIEILAVDDGSKDHSAEILREYEKNYPDTIHAIYQENQGQSVARNHALAMASGEFVAFVDSDDYIGKDFLKKMYDTAIEQKSDMVMCNYTKVTEQGEIIQKYEINYQENGIRIPSYLCCNRLVRRQLFDTWKIRFREGVICEDIPLILKLEAVAANIQTIGDGEYYYRANPQSTTSTIKNRKLEMRQLPFGELRDAITFCTDKEHPMDPLKLEFFICRIMTSLLFDTGRGCRKEVKDGMCREVQEIMKNCFPKCYKNPYIKVGYFHQLPAVQKIGPWIFVCALRVHGLKLLAKLIG; encoded by the coding sequence TTGGAAAATGAAAAGAAAGCACCTATCAGAGTATCGGTGATCGTTCCGGTCTATAACGCGGAAAGCTATCTTCGCACATGCCTGGATTCGATTTTACAGCAGACACTTGAGGATATTGAAATCCTTGCGGTAGATGACGGAAGCAAAGATCACTCAGCGGAGATACTGAGAGAATATGAAAAAAACTATCCGGATACGATCCATGCGATCTATCAGGAAAACCAGGGGCAGTCAGTGGCGCGAAACCATGCACTGGCGATGGCGTCCGGAGAGTTCGTGGCGTTTGTGGACAGCGACGATTACATAGGAAAAGATTTTCTGAAGAAAATGTATGACACCGCCATAGAACAGAAGTCGGACATGGTGATGTGCAATTATACCAAGGTGACGGAGCAGGGCGAGATCATTCAGAAGTATGAGATCAATTATCAGGAAAACGGGATCCGGATCCCGTCGTATCTTTGCTGTAACCGTCTGGTTCGAAGACAACTGTTTGACACCTGGAAGATCCGCTTCCGGGAAGGCGTGATCTGCGAAGATATTCCGCTGATCTTAAAACTGGAAGCTGTTGCCGCAAACATTCAGACCATCGGGGACGGAGAATATTATTACCGTGCGAATCCCCAGTCGACAACCTCGACGATCAAAAACCGGAAACTGGAGATGCGGCAGCTGCCTTTCGGAGAGCTGCGGGATGCCATCACATTTTGTACAGATAAAGAGCATCCGATGGATCCGTTAAAACTGGAATTTTTTATCTGCCGGATCATGACAAGCCTGTTGTTTGACACGGGAAGAGGATGCCGCAAAGAGGTGAAAGACGGAATGTGCCGGGAAGTACAGGAGATTATGAAGAACTGTTTCCCGAAATGCTATAAAAATCCTTATATAAAAGTGGGATATTTTCACCAACTTCCGGCGGTACAAAAGATCGGACCGTGGATTTTTGTGTGTGCACTCCGGGTACACGGACTGAAACTTCTGGCGAAACTGATAGGCTGA
- a CDS encoding lipopolysaccharide biosynthesis protein, with protein sequence MEEKKVSIQKSIIWNSAGSMVYLITQWLISVLVVRLSGVETAGVLTLAMSVNNVFYSIAMQGIRNYQVSDMKEKYTSGIYVSSRLIICILSFLACGGYALIAGYSYGSSLCIVAYCLFKMAEAFYDVYAGICQKKWRMDWIGKSWLVKGLLSFAGFVVVLAVTQSLLAAILAMALVSWLVIFFYDIPRAKKLDTIKIHLKEKKNITLMAECFPLLCYQTMASVIPTIPRLVMEKLLGGAALGIYGSVSAPTMIVQMGASYVFNPFITLFAEQYSSGNIRDFWKTFRKCMAAIALISVVALGGGKILGHWGLELLYGDEVAAHEDLLLPLIGCTILTAIVWFLCALLTVVREIKGLVICNVIILPVSYFGAYPLIRQFGMQGGSISLAVSYLIEIVALWIWLLRKVRQREKQHMEK encoded by the coding sequence ATGGAAGAAAAAAAAGTATCAATACAAAAGAGCATTATCTGGAACTCGGCGGGAAGTATGGTATATCTGATCACGCAGTGGCTGATCAGTGTACTGGTAGTCCGGCTCTCCGGTGTGGAAACGGCGGGAGTCCTGACCCTTGCCATGTCGGTCAATAACGTATTTTACAGCATCGCCATGCAGGGGATCCGCAATTATCAGGTATCGGACATGAAAGAAAAATACACTTCCGGTATCTATGTGAGCAGCCGTCTGATTATCTGTATCCTCTCGTTCCTGGCGTGTGGGGGTTATGCACTGATCGCCGGATACAGCTACGGATCGAGTCTGTGTATCGTTGCCTACTGCCTGTTTAAGATGGCGGAGGCGTTCTACGATGTCTATGCCGGAATTTGTCAGAAAAAATGGCGGATGGACTGGATCGGAAAATCCTGGCTGGTGAAAGGACTTCTTTCTTTTGCGGGATTTGTGGTGGTACTGGCAGTGACGCAGAGTCTGCTGGCAGCTATTCTTGCCATGGCGCTGGTCTCCTGGCTGGTGATCTTTTTCTATGATATTCCACGGGCAAAGAAGCTGGATACCATAAAGATTCATCTGAAAGAGAAAAAAAATATAACGTTGATGGCGGAATGTTTTCCGCTGTTATGTTACCAGACCATGGCATCCGTTATTCCGACGATCCCGCGTCTTGTGATGGAAAAACTTCTGGGAGGTGCGGCACTCGGTATCTACGGATCGGTTTCCGCACCGACGATGATCGTCCAGATGGGAGCGTCTTATGTATTTAACCCGTTTATCACGCTGTTTGCCGAACAGTACAGCAGTGGAAATATCCGGGATTTCTGGAAAACTTTTCGCAAATGCATGGCAGCGATCGCACTGATCAGCGTTGTCGCCCTTGGTGGCGGAAAGATCCTCGGACACTGGGGGCTGGAACTTCTGTACGGGGATGAGGTGGCAGCGCATGAAGATCTGTTGCTTCCTCTCATCGGCTGTACGATTCTGACCGCCATCGTGTGGTTTTTATGTGCGCTGCTTACGGTAGTAAGAGAGATCAAAGGACTGGTGATCTGCAATGTGATCATACTTCCGGTCAGCTATTTCGGCGCCTATCCGCTGATCCGCCAGTTTGGGATGCAGGGAGGAAGTATTTCCCTGGCGGTGAGTTATCTGATCGAGATCGTCGCACTCTGGATCTGGCTGTTACGGAAAGTCAGACAGAGGGAGAAACAACATATGGAAAAATAA
- the rffA gene encoding dTDP-4-amino-4,6-dideoxygalactose transaminase, whose translation MRISFNRPPFVGKETEYIKEAVEKNGMICGDGPFTKKCSEWMKDRFQTKNVLLTTSCTHALEMAAFLADIQPGDEVIMPSYTFVSTADAFVLRGATCVFVDIRPDTMNIDETKIEEAITEKTKAIVPVHYAGVSCAMDEIMAIAKKYNLKVVEDAAQGVNAFYKGKALGTIGDFGCYSFHETKNYSMGEGGAILFQDDKYLEPAEILREKGTNRSQYFRGQIDKYTWVGYGSSYLPSDMNAAYLWAQLEVADKINDKRLSIWNFYHEELKELEDRGVLERPYIPEYATHNAHMYYIKVKDLKVRTKLLAYLKQRGILSVFHYVPLHTATAGKKFGRFHGEDVYTTKESERLCRLPMYYSLSLEEAAEVVKALKEFTEYETIEGR comes from the coding sequence GTGAGAATCAGTTTTAACCGCCCACCGTTTGTGGGAAAAGAAACAGAGTATATTAAAGAAGCCGTAGAAAAAAACGGTATGATCTGCGGAGACGGTCCGTTTACAAAAAAATGTTCCGAGTGGATGAAGGACAGGTTTCAGACGAAAAACGTATTGCTGACAACTTCCTGTACGCATGCACTGGAGATGGCGGCATTTCTGGCGGATATCCAGCCAGGAGATGAAGTGATCATGCCGTCGTATACGTTTGTATCCACCGCGGATGCTTTCGTTTTGCGGGGCGCTACCTGTGTGTTTGTGGATATCCGCCCGGATACGATGAATATCGATGAGACAAAAATCGAGGAAGCGATCACAGAGAAGACGAAAGCAATCGTGCCGGTGCATTATGCCGGTGTCAGCTGTGCGATGGATGAGATCATGGCAATCGCGAAAAAATACAATCTGAAAGTGGTGGAAGATGCCGCGCAGGGAGTGAATGCTTTTTATAAGGGAAAAGCACTGGGAACGATCGGTGATTTCGGATGCTACAGTTTCCATGAGACCAAGAATTATTCCATGGGAGAGGGTGGTGCGATTCTCTTTCAGGATGACAAATATCTGGAACCGGCGGAAATTTTACGGGAAAAGGGAACGAACCGCAGCCAGTATTTCCGTGGACAGATCGACAAATATACCTGGGTGGGCTATGGTTCTTCTTACCTGCCAAGCGATATGAATGCCGCCTATCTGTGGGCGCAGCTGGAAGTGGCAGATAAGATCAATGACAAGAGACTGTCTATCTGGAACTTCTATCACGAAGAACTGAAAGAACTGGAAGACAGAGGAGTGCTGGAACGCCCGTATATCCCGGAATATGCAACACACAATGCCCATATGTATTACATCAAAGTAAAAGATCTGAAGGTGCGGACAAAACTTCTGGCATATCTGAAACAGCGCGGGATCCTGAGCGTCTTTCATTATGTACCGCTTCACACGGCAACTGCAGGAAAGAAATTTGGAAGATTCCACGGCGAGGATGTCTACACGACAAAAGAGAGCGAACGGCTGTGCCGTCTGCCGATGTATTACAGCCTGTCTCTGGAAGAAGCGGCGGAAGTGGTAAAAGCACTGAAGGAATTTACGGAGTATGAGACAATAGAAGGAAGATAA
- a CDS encoding ATP-grasp domain-containing protein, with translation MNKRLLILGTLGEFEQLVQKARARGIYTIVCDGYPDGPARAFADESYVIPVTDTDRIAALCKEKQVDGILTSFSDLLLECMVKISAKAGLPCYLNPEQLPWYRDKSATRGLLEELGLPSPGFAKIPTTGFAPELISHLHFPLVTKPLDKYGSRGIYVVHNLEELKQAITETASFTDLPEILVEEYNDGYEFNMMTWVHKGNVHVISIADREKTDIGPGEIPISTRNVYPSCLYEQVVSPAADLLQRYADRTGQKEGALSMQFFWKPESGIQVCEIAARFFGYEHELTDMVYGFSIEDLLLNYLYDVPALEQMLAQHDPRKPVCHGAVLYFQGRLLPIRDLSVPQKLASHPAVKKPWIFYHEGESVIAHGPNPYVALYYISCPSRKELDQVTEEFFTTMIIPDDDGNEVLYRNQMPVYPADTDLSGSGEGL, from the coding sequence ATGAACAAACGCTTACTGATTCTTGGAACCCTCGGGGAATTTGAACAGCTGGTGCAGAAAGCCAGAGCCCGGGGTATCTATACCATCGTCTGCGACGGCTACCCGGACGGTCCGGCACGTGCCTTTGCCGACGAATCTTATGTGATCCCGGTCACCGATACGGACCGGATCGCCGCTCTCTGCAAAGAAAAACAGGTGGATGGCATCCTCACCTCGTTTTCCGATCTTCTGCTGGAATGTATGGTGAAGATTTCCGCGAAAGCCGGTCTTCCCTGCTATCTGAACCCGGAACAGCTTCCCTGGTATCGCGACAAATCCGCCACCCGGGGACTGCTCGAAGAACTCGGTCTTCCCTCTCCCGGTTTTGCGAAGATCCCAACCACTGGATTTGCTCCGGAGCTGATCTCTCACCTGCATTTTCCGCTGGTGACAAAACCACTGGATAAATACGGATCCCGCGGCATCTATGTGGTACACAATCTCGAAGAACTGAAACAGGCGATCACAGAAACCGCTTCCTTTACCGATCTTCCGGAGATTCTTGTGGAAGAGTACAACGACGGGTACGAATTCAATATGATGACCTGGGTACATAAAGGAAACGTCCATGTGATCAGCATCGCAGACCGCGAAAAAACCGACATCGGACCGGGTGAGATCCCGATCAGCACCAGAAATGTCTATCCATCCTGCCTCTACGAGCAGGTGGTTTCTCCGGCAGCCGATCTTTTACAGCGCTACGCCGACCGAACCGGTCAGAAAGAAGGCGCTTTATCCATGCAGTTTTTCTGGAAACCAGAAAGCGGTATCCAGGTCTGTGAGATTGCCGCCCGTTTCTTCGGATACGAACATGAACTCACCGATATGGTATACGGATTCTCCATCGAAGATCTGCTGTTAAATTATCTGTATGATGTTCCTGCGCTGGAACAGATGCTGGCTCAGCACGATCCACGAAAGCCGGTCTGCCACGGCGCAGTCCTGTATTTTCAGGGGCGTCTGTTACCGATTCGTGATCTTTCCGTTCCGCAGAAACTGGCATCTCATCCGGCAGTGAAAAAGCCATGGATTTTTTATCATGAAGGAGAATCTGTCATCGCCCACGGACCGAATCCTTATGTGGCGCTGTACTATATCTCCTGTCCGTCCAGGAAAGAACTGGATCAGGTGACAGAGGAATTTTTTACCACCATGATCATACCGGATGACGATGGAAATGAAGTTCTTTATCGCAACCAGATGCCGGTATATCCGGCGGATACGGATCTTTCCGGGTCCGGGGAGGGCTTATGA
- a CDS encoding LicD family protein produces MQYREYDTEILNRIKDVEKQILCKYIEICEKYHLRYFVAFGTLLGTVRHKGFIPWDDDIDVGMPREDYEKFLQIAQKECGEEYFLQTVDTDPEYHLYFAKLRMNHTRFVENSLQKAGSVTGFYIDIFPYDEISDDEAEMEKQLNRAVRWGMILSIYKVKEPQIGQYGPAKDFVMRSIWHILHGGMHLCGISAKTVWKKCNQAFMQKPEKGSSRMTTFAADAKKWIIEKKEIEQLVDVPFEDITVKIPGGYDAILTRCYGDYMKLPDEKDRVNHMPVEIQFPGEEVMTFGK; encoded by the coding sequence TTGCAGTACAGAGAATACGATACGGAAATATTGAATCGAATCAAGGATGTGGAAAAACAGATTTTATGCAAATATATCGAAATCTGTGAAAAATATCATCTGCGCTATTTCGTGGCGTTCGGAACGCTGCTCGGAACGGTGCGGCATAAGGGATTTATTCCCTGGGACGATGATATTGATGTGGGAATGCCGAGAGAAGATTATGAAAAATTCCTTCAGATCGCACAGAAAGAATGCGGGGAAGAGTATTTTCTTCAGACTGTCGATACGGATCCGGAGTATCATCTGTATTTTGCAAAGTTGCGTATGAATCACACCCGTTTTGTGGAAAACAGTCTGCAAAAGGCGGGAAGCGTTACCGGATTCTATATTGATATCTTTCCTTATGATGAGATCTCGGATGATGAGGCAGAGATGGAAAAACAGCTGAACCGGGCGGTGCGCTGGGGGATGATCCTGAGTATCTATAAGGTTAAAGAGCCGCAGATCGGTCAGTACGGACCGGCAAAAGATTTTGTGATGCGCTCCATCTGGCATATTCTGCACGGGGGGATGCATCTTTGCGGGATCTCTGCAAAGACGGTCTGGAAAAAGTGCAACCAGGCATTTATGCAGAAACCGGAGAAGGGAAGTTCCCGGATGACAACCTTTGCCGCAGATGCAAAAAAATGGATCATTGAGAAAAAAGAGATCGAACAGCTGGTGGATGTGCCGTTTGAGGATATCACCGTGAAGATTCCAGGCGGATACGATGCCATTCTTACCAGATGTTACGGAGATTATATGAAACTTCCGGATGAAAAAGACAGGGTAAACCATATGCCTGTAGAGATCCAGTTTCCGGGAGAAGAGGTAATGACATTTGGAAAATGA